One window of the Bacillus sp. (in: firmicutes) genome contains the following:
- the sdhB gene encoding succinate dehydrogenase iron-sulfur subunit, translating into MSEKKTVRFIITRQDNPDSAPYEEEFEIPYRPNMNVISALMEIRRNPVNAKGEKTTPVTWDMNCLEEVCGACSMVINGKPRQSCTALVDQLEQPIRLEPMRTFPVIRDLQVDRSRMFDSLKKVKAWIPIDGTYDLGPGPRMPEKKRQWAYELSKCMTCGVCLEACPNVNSKSNFIGPAPLSQVRLFNAHPTGAMNKDERLEAIMGDGGLANCGNSQNCVQSCPKGIPLTTSIAALNRETTFHMFRKFFGSDYTV; encoded by the coding sequence ATGAGTGAGAAAAAGACTGTCCGTTTTATCATTACTCGTCAAGACAATCCGGACTCAGCCCCTTATGAAGAGGAGTTTGAAATTCCTTATCGTCCTAATATGAATGTTATTTCCGCATTAATGGAGATTCGCAGAAATCCAGTTAATGCGAAAGGGGAAAAAACAACACCAGTCACATGGGATATGAACTGTTTAGAAGAAGTTTGTGGTGCATGTTCCATGGTCATTAATGGGAAGCCAAGACAATCTTGTACAGCGCTTGTTGATCAATTAGAGCAACCAATTCGTTTAGAACCAATGCGTACGTTTCCGGTGATTCGTGATTTGCAAGTAGATCGTAGTCGAATGTTTGATTCGTTAAAGAAAGTAAAAGCATGGATTCCAATCGACGGTACGTACGACTTAGGACCAGGTCCGCGTATGCCAGAGAAAAAACGTCAATGGGCGTACGAATTATCTAAATGCATGACCTGTGGGGTATGTTTAGAAGCTTGTCCAAACGTAAACAGTAAATCCAACTTTATTGGACCAGCCCCTCTTTCGCAAGTTCGTTTATTCAATGCGCATCCAACTGGTGCAATGAATAAAGATGAACGCTTGGAAGCAATTATGGGTGATGGCGGTCTAGCAAACTGCGGTAACTCACAAAACTGCGTGCAATCATGTCCAAAAGGAATTCCATTAACGACTTCGATTGCTGCACTGAACCGCGAAACGACGTTCCATATGTTCCGTAAATTTTTCGGAAGCGATTATACCGTGTAA
- a CDS encoding MarR family transcriptional regulator — MVVEHNHEVVADIEKDLRYIAGIIKQKGREILSHYKITPPQFVALQWLFEEGDMTIGELSNKMYLAFSTTTDLIDRMEKNALVKRVKDENDRRVVRIHLLDEGARIIDEVIKKRQGYLADILKHFSEDQVTSLKENLSKLHQEMREE; from the coding sequence ATGGTGGTAGAGCATAATCATGAGGTAGTAGCTGATATTGAAAAAGATTTACGCTACATAGCAGGGATTATTAAACAAAAGGGAAGAGAAATTTTAAGTCATTATAAAATTACACCACCCCAATTTGTGGCACTACAATGGCTTTTTGAAGAAGGAGATATGACAATTGGTGAATTATCCAATAAAATGTATTTAGCGTTCAGTACAACGACGGATTTAATCGATCGTATGGAAAAAAATGCATTAGTTAAACGGGTAAAAGATGAGAACGATCGTCGTGTTGTACGTATTCACCTTCTTGATGAAGGAGCAAGAATTATCGATGAAGTGATTAAAAAGCGACAAGGTTATTTAGCCGATATATTGAAGCATTTTTCTGAAGATCAAGTGACAAGTTTAAAAGAAAATTTAAGTAAACTACATCAAGAAATGAGAGAAGAATGA
- a CDS encoding response regulator transcription factor, with protein sequence MKDNEYAHKPLLTKREKEVFELLVQDKTTKEIASELFISEKTVRNHISNAMQKLGVKGRSQAVVELLRMGELKL encoded by the coding sequence TTGAAGGACAATGAATACGCACACAAACCTTTACTAACAAAGAGAGAGAAAGAAGTTTTCGAACTGTTAGTTCAAGATAAAACGACTAAGGAAATAGCCAGTGAGTTGTTCATTAGCGAAAAAACGGTTCGGAATCATATTTCAAATGCAATGCAAAAGCTTGGGGTCAAGGGACGTTCACAAGCTGTCGTGGAACTTCTCCGTATGGGAGAATTAAAATTATAA
- a CDS encoding acyl-CoA thioesterase yields the protein MKQISYIPNFEEWRKEFQFFHRVKVRFSETDLFGHLNNTVPFVYFEDARIEFFKHLGFLNRWLDPDIEEMPVVADLQCDFHRQVYFDEQLRIYVKVAKVGTSSIDLHYLGTKEDGTVCFTGRGTIVQISRRTGKSVPLTAKEKEKFFHVNSVSVK from the coding sequence ATGAAACAAATTTCGTACATTCCTAACTTTGAAGAATGGAGAAAAGAATTTCAATTTTTTCATCGTGTCAAAGTTCGCTTCTCGGAAACAGATTTGTTTGGTCATTTAAATAACACCGTCCCGTTTGTTTATTTTGAAGACGCACGTATCGAGTTTTTTAAGCATCTTGGCTTTTTGAATCGTTGGTTAGACCCCGATATTGAAGAAATGCCTGTCGTTGCCGACCTACAATGCGATTTTCACAGACAAGTGTATTTTGATGAACAGTTGCGCATTTATGTAAAAGTCGCTAAGGTAGGTACCTCATCAATTGATCTACATTATTTAGGGACAAAAGAAGATGGAACGGTTTGTTTTACTGGAAGGGGAACGATTGTTCAAATTTCACGACGTACAGGGAAGAGCGTCCCTTTAACTGCTAAAGAAAAAGAAAAATTTTTTCATGTAAATTCTGTCTCAGTGAAATAG